The region CTCGTCCGGTGGCTCAACGAGCTGACGTTCCTGGTCCAGGGGGAGGGCTTCGTGCCCGTCTCGGCGGAGGTGCGGGTGGGGGAGGGACCCTCGCTGCGCGCCCGGCTGCGCGGGGTACCGCTCGACGTCGAGCGGTACGGCTGGCAGGGAGAGATAAAAGGGGCCACCTTCCACGGCCTCGAGGTGGCCAGGAGAAGAGAGGGAGCGTTGCACGCGCGGGTGATACTCGATGTCTGAGAAGGCTGGTGTTGCTGACACCGTAGGTTTCGAGCGGCTCTCGGAGTACAGGTACAGGATCCCGCGGCAGGGGAAGATGCGCTGCGACGCGGTCTTCTACGCCTCGCGACGGATACTGGAGGATCTCGCCGCCGAGGACTACGCCTCGCTGCGGCAGCTCATGGGCGTGGCCACCCTGCCCGGGATAGTCGAGCCGGCGCTCAGCATGCCGGACATCCACTGGGGGTACGGCTTCCCCATCGGGGGGGTGGCCGCCTTCGACCCGGAGGAGGGAGGGGTGGTGAGCCCCGGGGGCGTCGGCTTCGACATCAACTGCGGGGTCCGGCTCCTGGTCTCGGACATAAGCCGGGAGGAGCTCGCGGACCGCAAGGCGCGCCTCGCCGACGAGCTCTTCCGGAGCGTCCCCTCCGGGGTGGGCCGGGGCCGCAAGGACTTCAGGATCGGGCGCCCCGACCTCAGGCGGCTGCTCGTCGAGGGGCCCTCCTGGCTGGTGGAGCGGGGCTACGGGGAGCCCGGGGACCTCGACGGCATCGAGTCCCGCGGGCGACTCGCCGGGGCCGACCCCGACGCCGTCTCCGAGAGGGCCTACCAGCGGGGGCAGCCGCAGCTCGGGACCCTGGGCTCCGGCAACCACTTCCTCGAGGTCCAGTACGTGGACGAGGTCTACGACGAGGAGGCCGCCCGGGCCTACGGGCTGCATCCGGGGCAGGTCACCGTCCTCATCCACTCCGGCTCCCGGGGGCTCGGGCACCAGGTGTGCACGGAGTACGTGGAGCGCTTTCTGCAGGTCGCCCCGAAGTACGGCATCGAGCTGGTGGACCGGCAGCTCGCCGCCGCCCCCATAGACAGCCCGGAGGGGAGGGCCTACCTCGGGGCCATGTCCGCGGCGGCCAACTTCGCCTTCGCCAACCGCCAGCTCATAGCCCACTTCACCCGGGAGGCCTTCGCCCGGGCGGGCTTTGGGGGCCGTCCCCTGCGGGTGCTCTACGACCTGGCGCACAACAACGCCAAGCTCGAGGAGCACGGCGCGAGGAGGGTGCTCGTCCACCGCAAGGGGGCGACGCGGGCCTTCGGCCCCGGCAACCCCGAGCTCCCGGAGCGCTACCGGGGGGTCGGCCAGCCCGTGCTGGTGCCGGGCGACATGGGCCGCTACTCCTTCGTGCTCGCCGGGACCGAGGGCTCCATGCGCGAGACCTTCGGCTCCAGCGCCCACGGCGCCGGGCGGAAGATGAGCCGCCGCCGGGCCAAGAAGGCCGCCCGGGGACGCGACCTCATCCGGGAGATGGAGCAGGTGGGCATCCTGGTGCGGGCCGCGGGCCGGGCCACGGTGGACGAGGAGATGTCCGAGGCCTACAAGGACGCCGCCGAGGTCGTGGAGGTGACCGACGGGGCGGGCATCGGGAAGAAGGTGGCCCGTCTGAGGCCTCAGATAGTGGTGAAGGGCTAGCCGTGTTCGACGGGCCGATCTTCCGGGACCGCCGGGAGGCAGGGAGGGTGCTCGCCTCCCGGCTGGAGCGCTACCGGGACGAGCGGCCCGTGATCTTCGCCCTCCCGCGCGGCGGGGTCCCGGTGGGCTACGAGATCTCCAGGGCGCTCGGGGCCCCGCTGGAGGTGATCGTGGCCCGCAAGCTCGGTGCTCCGGGTCAGCCCGAGTTCGGCATCGGGGCGATAGCCCCCGGGGTGCGGGTGCTGAACGAGGAGGCCGTCCGGCGCCTGGGGATCCCGGAGGACTACATCGAGCGGGTGACCGAGAGGGAGACGCGCGAGATGGAGCGCCGGCTGCGGCGGTTCCGCGGGGACCGGCCGGAGCCGGAGGTCCGGGACCGGACGGTGATCCTGGTGGACGACGGTCTGGCCACCGGGGTGACGGCGCGGGCGGCGATCCGGGCGCTCAGGCGCCGCGAGCCCCGGCGGCTGGTGCTCGCCGTGCCCGTGTGCGCGGCCCAGACGGCGCAGGTGATCCGGCCTTTGGTCGACGACTTCGTCTGCCCGGCCACGCCCCCGGACCTCGGGGCCATAGGCTTCTGGTACGAGAACTTCGAGCAGGTCTCCAGCGAGGAGGTGGCGGAGCTGCTGGAGGAGGCCCGCCGCCTCTTCTCCGGGGAGAGGGACGGAGGATGAGCGTCGGGGAGACGGTGCGGATCGAGGCGGGGGGCGCGCGGATCGAGGGCGACCTCGAGATCCCGGAGGGCGCGAGGGGGATCGTCCTCTTCGCCCACGGCAGCGGGAGCGGCCGCCACAGCCCGCGCAACCGCTTCGTCGCCGCGAGGCTGCGGGAGGAGAGCCTCCTTCTGGGTACCCTGCTCATAGACCTGCTGACGGAGCAGGAGGAGGCGGAGGACGCGAGGACGGGCCTGCTCCGCTTCGACGTGGGGCTGCTCGCGGGGCGGGTCGAGGCGGCAACCCGCTGGCTCCTCGACAACCCGCGGACGCGGGGGCTGCGCGTCGGGTACTTCGGGGCCAGCACGGGGGCTGCGGCGGCGCTCGTCGCCGCGGCCCGGCTCCCCGAGGCCGTGGGGGCGGTCGTCTCGCGCGGCGGGCGGCCGGATCTGGCCGGCGAGCACCTGGGGCGCGTGCGGGCCCCGGTGCTCCTCATCGTGGGGGGGCGGGACCACACGGTGCTGGAGCTGAACCGGGAGGCCATGCGGCGGCTGCCCCCGCAGACGCGGCTGGAGGTGGTGCCCGGGGCCACCCACCTCTTCGAGGAGCCGGGGGCGCTGGAGGAGGTCGCCCGGCTCGCCGCCAGGTGGTTCGCCCGGCACCTCGCAGGGGGGCGCTAGGGGCCTTGGTCGTCCTGAACCTCGCCGGGGACGTCATGCTCGGGCGGGGGGTGAACGAGGCGCTCGCGGAGATGCCCCCCGAGGAGGTGTGGGGCGACGTGCTGCCGCTCTTGCTGGAGGGCGGGGTGCGCATCGTCAACCTGGAGTGCGCGATCACGGATCACAGAAGGCCCTGGACGCGCACCCCCAAGGTCTTCCACTTCCGGGCCGACCCGCGGGCCGTGCGGGTGCTGACCGCGGCCCGGATAGACGCCGTCTCCCTCGCCAACAACCACACCCTGGACTTCGAGGAGCGGGGGCTGCTGGACACCATCGCCCACCTGCGGTCCGCCGGGATAGCCTGCGCGGGGGCGGGGCGGGATCTCGCGGAGGCCTCGCGCCCGGCGGTGGTGGAGGGCGGCGGGGAGCGGGTGGCCCTCGTGGCCTTCACCGACAACGAGCCCCCCTTCGCCGCCGGCCCGGACCGGCCCGGAACCAACTACCTGCCGGTCTCGCTGGAGGGGGAGGTGCTCGAGCGGGTGGAGGAGGCCGTAGCCCGGGCGCGCGCCGAGGGGGCCGGGACCGTCGTCTTCTCCAACCACTGGGGGCCGAACATGGTCGAGCGCCCGCCCGAGTGCTTCCGGCGCTTCGCCCGGGCCGTCATCGACCGCGGGGCCGACGTCTACTACGGCCACAGCGCCCACGTCTTCCAGGGCGTCGAGGTCTACCGGGGCAGGCCCATCCTCTACGACACCGGCGACTTCGTCGACGACTACGCCGTGGACCCCCGGCTGCGCAACGACCGGTCTTTCCTCTTCCGGGTGGAGGTGGGCGAGGAGGGGCTGCGGGGGCTCGAGCTCTTCCCGGTCCGGCTCCCCTACGCCCGGGTGCGGCGGGCGGCCGGGGAGGAGGCCGAGGCCATCATGGAGCGTATGGAGCGGCTCTCGGCCGAGATGGGCACCCGCTTCGAGCGCGC is a window of Rubrobacter xylanophilus DSM 9941 DNA encoding:
- a CDS encoding archease gives rise to the protein MLDHTADVGFEVEAPSVEGLFAEALGGLLQVMFEAPPREGGAEERRVELSAPDLETLLVRWLNELTFLVQGEGFVPVSAEVRVGEGPSLRARLRGVPLDVERYGWQGEIKGATFHGLEVARRREGALHARVILDV
- a CDS encoding RtcB family protein — protein: MSEKAGVADTVGFERLSEYRYRIPRQGKMRCDAVFYASRRILEDLAAEDYASLRQLMGVATLPGIVEPALSMPDIHWGYGFPIGGVAAFDPEEGGVVSPGGVGFDINCGVRLLVSDISREELADRKARLADELFRSVPSGVGRGRKDFRIGRPDLRRLLVEGPSWLVERGYGEPGDLDGIESRGRLAGADPDAVSERAYQRGQPQLGTLGSGNHFLEVQYVDEVYDEEAARAYGLHPGQVTVLIHSGSRGLGHQVCTEYVERFLQVAPKYGIELVDRQLAAAPIDSPEGRAYLGAMSAAANFAFANRQLIAHFTREAFARAGFGGRPLRVLYDLAHNNAKLEEHGARRVLVHRKGATRAFGPGNPELPERYRGVGQPVLVPGDMGRYSFVLAGTEGSMRETFGSSAHGAGRKMSRRRAKKAARGRDLIREMEQVGILVRAAGRATVDEEMSEAYKDAAEVVEVTDGAGIGKKVARLRPQIVVKG
- a CDS encoding phosphoribosyltransferase yields the protein MFDGPIFRDRREAGRVLASRLERYRDERPVIFALPRGGVPVGYEISRALGAPLEVIVARKLGAPGQPEFGIGAIAPGVRVLNEEAVRRLGIPEDYIERVTERETREMERRLRRFRGDRPEPEVRDRTVILVDDGLATGVTARAAIRALRRREPRRLVLAVPVCAAQTAQVIRPLVDDFVCPATPPDLGAIGFWYENFEQVSSEEVAELLEEARRLFSGERDGG
- a CDS encoding dienelactone hydrolase family protein, giving the protein MSVGETVRIEAGGARIEGDLEIPEGARGIVLFAHGSGSGRHSPRNRFVAARLREESLLLGTLLIDLLTEQEEAEDARTGLLRFDVGLLAGRVEAATRWLLDNPRTRGLRVGYFGASTGAAAALVAAARLPEAVGAVVSRGGRPDLAGEHLGRVRAPVLLIVGGRDHTVLELNREAMRRLPPQTRLEVVPGATHLFEEPGALEEVARLAARWFARHLAGGR
- a CDS encoding CapA family protein; the protein is MVVLNLAGDVMLGRGVNEALAEMPPEEVWGDVLPLLLEGGVRIVNLECAITDHRRPWTRTPKVFHFRADPRAVRVLTAARIDAVSLANNHTLDFEERGLLDTIAHLRSAGIACAGAGRDLAEASRPAVVEGGGERVALVAFTDNEPPFAAGPDRPGTNYLPVSLEGEVLERVEEAVARARAEGAGTVVFSNHWGPNMVERPPECFRRFARAVIDRGADVYYGHSAHVFQGVEVYRGRPILYDTGDFVDDYAVDPRLRNDRSFLFRVEVGEEGLRGLELFPVRLPYARVRRAAGEEAEAIMERMERLSAEMGTRFERAGDRLLLRGPG